GTCCGCCGCTTCGGCCGTCCGAAATCGGATGGGAAAATCGATGGTCATTGCGAGGCTCCAGATATGAAAACCCCGCCGGCTGAAGTCGCGGGCGGGGCAGGAAACGAACGAACCTTATCTATCGTATCGGGCTTATCGTCGCGCAATCGGCCTGCCGCTCCGCACTCGGCGAAAGCGGCGTCGCTTGGTATTGGCGGGCGCGCGGGAGAACATCGCGGCAAGCTGGAGGAGGAACCGGCAAGCGTCAAGGCTCGGCCGGTGCCGGTTATTGGGCCAACCCGCTCGCCAATCGTTCGCAAAAATCGATCGTTATAACTCGAATAATTCGTTTGAAAGATTAGTCCGGGAATGGCATTCCGGCACCGAGCGCGCCTGGAGAATTCGATTGTCTTTCCTGCCCGCCACCGCGAACAATCTTCCAGATCACCTGAACCCGGCCACCGTCGGGCGCAGGCACTCTGCCCTGACCGCGATCTCGGTCGGCAACATGCCGGGACTGGTGCTGGTGGCGATGATCACCAGCGTCGCCTATTCGGCGCGCGGCTTCTCCGGCCTGTTCAGCCCGATGATCCTCGCTGTCGTCGTCGGCATGATCTTTTCCAACATGCTCGGCGTGCCCGCACACGCCAAGGCCGGCATTGCGTTTTCACAAAAGCGCCTGTTGCGCTTCGCCATCGTGCTGCTCGGCTTCCAGCTCACGCTCGGCCAGGTGGCGGGCATCGGCCTCGGCGGCGTCGGCATCGTCGCGGCCACGCTCTGCGCCACCTTCCTGTTCACCGTCACGCTTGGACGGCTGATCGGCGTCGACCGGAAGCTCGCGCAACTCATCGCCGCCGGCACCTCGATCTGCGGCGCCTCGGCGATCGTCGCCACCAACATCGTCACCGACGCGCGCGATGAGGACGTCACCTATGCGGTCGCCGCCATCACGCTGTTCGGCACCATCGCCATGCTCGGCTTCCCGCTGCTGGCGCCGGTCTTCGGCCTCGACCAGCACGCTTTCGGCCTGTGGGCGGGCGCCTCGATCCACGAGGTGGCGCAGGTGATCGGCGCCGGCTTCCAGAACGGCACTCTCGCCGGCGAGACCGCGACCGTCGCCAAGCTCACTCGCGTCGCCATGCTGGCGCCGATGGTGATCGCGCTCGGCCTGATGGCGCGCCGCGGCAGCTCCGACGCTTCCGGCGCCAAGCCGCCGATGCCCTGGTTCGTCGCGGCCTTCGTCGCGGTGGTGGCGCTGAACAGCCTGGTCGCGATCCCGGCGCAGATCCATTCGGCGACTGCCTTGGCCACGCAGATCATGCTGACCATGGGCCTCGCCGCCATGGGCCTGCAGGCCGATATTTCGGAGCTGCGTTCGCGCGGCCTGCGGCCGCTGATGCTGGCCTTCTCGGCCTTCCTCGTCATTGCGGGCTTCAGCCTGGTGCTGGTGAGGTTCGTCTGACCTACTGGGAATCCCGGCGGAGCGTTCCGATACCGGCCAGGATGAGGTCCACGCCGGCGAGGAATTGCTCGCGGTCGTCGTGCTCGTGAAACCGCGCGGCAGTGCGAAGCAGGAACGGATAGCCGGCGGGGTCCGACCTCGTCCATCGCTCGACGACGGTCGACAGGAATGCTTCCCGATCGGTGCCAGGCGGCAAAGGACGGGCGTTGGCGGCGTTCTGCGCGTTTTGGCCAGCGGCGCCAAGGATGTAGTGGACCAGCGCGGACGCCGCGTCGAACAGCGCTCGGTCCGGAACACCGAGCGCGTCGAGATGACTGCCGATGCTTTCGAATATCCGCCCCACTGCCGGCTGCCACGGCGCCCGCGAAAGCTGGGCGCCCGCCCAGGGATGCGCGTCGATCGCATCGAACAGCCCCAGCGCAACTGCCCGAATCGCCTCCCGTGGTTCCGCTTCTTGAACCGCCTCGCTCATGACACGGTCGATGACCTCCTCGGTCGCCGCGGCGAGCAGTTCGTCCTTGTCCTTGACGTGCCAGTAGATCGCCCCGCTTCCCGTCGCCAGGCGTGCCGCGAGCGCACGGAAAGTCAGCCCGCTCTCGCCGCCTGAATCCAGGATCTCGATCGCGGCCCCGATGATCCGCTCCTTCGAAAGCGCATCGGTGCGCCGCTCAACCCGTCCACTCCTTGCCATGCCGCATCTTGACATGAATGGAACGACGTTCCAAATACTATTTATGGAACATCGTTCCAATCTCTCGTCGAAAAGGATCAGACGATGACTGAGGTAACAATCGTGGGCGCGGGTCTTGGCGGCCTCACCCTGGCGCGCGTGCTTCATATCCACGGCATAGCTGTAACGGTCTATGAAGCGGAGGCTTCGGCATCGGCGTGCACGCAAGGCGGGCAGATCGACATCCACGAGTATAATGGACAGATCGCGCTCGAAGCCGCTGGCCTCACCGAAGCCTTCCACGCCATCATCCACCAAGGCGGCGCGGCTAGCCGCGTGCTCGACCGGCACGGCACGGTGCTGCTTGAGGAAGCGGACGATGGCGGCCGACCCGAAGTGCTGCGCGGCGATCTGCGGCGCATTCTGATAGACTCGCTGCCCGCCGACAGCATCCGCTGGGGAAAGAAGCTTGCCGGCGTCGCCGCTCTGGGTGGCGGCCGGCACGAACTGACCTTCACCGACGGATCGGCTGTCGAAACCGGGCTTCTCGTGGGGGCTGACGGCGCATGGTCGAAGGTGCGGCCGCTACTGTCGGACGCAACGCCACGTTATGTCGGCGCAACGTTCATCGAGACGTATCTATATGATGTTGACGATCGACACCCCGCCGCCGCCGAAGTGGTCGGCTTGGGCACAATGTTTGCGGCTGCCCCGGGAAATGCGATCGCCGCGCATCGAGAAGCGGGAGGCGTCCTCCACACCTATGTTCAATTGAGCCGGCCCGCGGGATGGTTCGCACGCATCGACTTCACCGATGCCGACGCCGCCAGAACCCGGATCGCCGCCGAGTTTGAAGGCTGGGCGCCAGCGCTCACCACGCTGATCACCGACGGCGAAACCGCGCCGGTTCCGCGCATGATCTACACGCTGCCCGATGAACACCGCTGGGGTCGCGTCGCAGGCGTGACACTGCTCGGCGATGCCGCGCACCTCATGCCACCGTCCGGCGAGGGCGCCAACCTGGCAATGTTCGACGGCGCCGAGCTCGGCAAGGCGATTGCCGCGAACCCGTACGACATCGAGAAGGCACTTGCCGACTATGAGAATCCGATGTTTGCCCGCGCCGCCGCCGAAGCCCCGGACGCGCGCCAGGTGCTGGAGCTTTGCCTCGGCGAACGCGCGCCGTTCTCACTGGTGGACTTCTTCAACGACGTCGCGCAGGAAAAGCACGCGTGATCCTGACGGCCCTTCGAACGCTCCAATCGCAGCGAGCCTGTGCCCTCAGTCCTCGAACTCGCACGCCGCTACATAGATAGCGGCCAGTTTCTCGATACCGGCCTGGTCCTCCTTGTCGAAGCGACCCGGCAGCGGGCTGTCGAGGTCGAGCACGCCGAACGCGCCATCGGCGTCGCGCAACAGCACCACCAGCTCGGAGCGCGAATCGGCATCGCACGCGATGTGGCCGGGGAATTCGTTGACGTCCTTGACCAGCATCGACATGTCGAGCTCAATGGCCTTGCCGCAGACGCCCTTGCCGACGGCAATGCGCACGCAGGCCGGCTTGCCCTGGAAAGGCCCGAGCACCAGCTCGTCATCGGAGGCGAGGAAATAGAAGCCGGCCCAGTTGAGGTCGGGCACCATCTGGTAGATCAGCGCCGCCGTGTTGGCGGCATTGGCGACGGAATCGCCCTCGCCTTCCAGCAACGCTTTCAATTGCGCGGCCAACTCCTTATAGAAGGCCGGCTTGTCCTTGGCGTCGATGGCGGTTGCCGCGAACATCGTATTGTCTCTCCGTTGCAAGCCGAGGCTCGGCCTACAGATTGCTGTGCATCAAGATAAGTCCTGAACGGTTTTGACCGGCAGGAACAACCGCAATTCGTTGGACGGCAATGCGGTGAAACCATGATCGAGATAGAGCTTCTTTCTGCGCGCCACCTTGGCTGGGTCGCCGCAATCCAGCACGTCCAGCATGACAACGGCAATTCCGATCTGCTCAGCAACCCTCGCTATGCGCACCAGTGCGTCGAGCAGAAGGTCGCCGCCATATCCATTGCCTGCGAATCGCAGGTCAACACCCATCATGGACAGATAGGCCGCAGGGATGCTCCCATGTCCCGGCCGGGTTCTCGCGTATTTGTGCGGCAGCTCGCTATAATCCACCGAGTGCGAATTGATGGCGTAAAAGCCGATCAGGTCTCCGGCCGGACTGACCATCACGAAGACCCGAAGATTGTCGGCTTTGGATAGCTTGTTGGCGGTCCTTTTGAAGAAATTGTCGACCTGATCTACGCCACAGGAAAAAGCCGTTCGATCGTGCTTTTCAGGATCGAACGGCTCTATGACGTTGGCGACTTCGGGCTGCCGCGTCACTTGGAAATGACGGTTTTGACATAGCGCGCAAACGACGCCCGCAGCCGATCCGTCGGCTGCGGCGGATTTTCGAGGGCCGCAAAGAAGGCAGCATGGTCGACAGGCCGCAGAGCGGTGCGCTCATGAGCCTCAATCGTTTCCATGGCGGCCTTGTATGCGGCATTCATTGTGAAAACCGAGTCGTCGACACCGGCAAGAGCTGCGGCTTGCTGAATGGCTTTCTTGATGCGCGGCTTTGTGCGGAAGTTCATCCGCTCGCTGCTGCGCTCCTCGATCTCTCGAATTTCATCATGGAAAGTTTCCATGTCCTTGCTCCTTCGCCTTATGTACGTCGCATCGGCGTACAGGTCAAGAAAATTGCATAAGAGCAAGCTGCGGCGGTTGCCGCAAACTTCCTGGTCGTTTCTCCGTTGCAAGGGCGCGCACGTGCCCGATACAGTCCGGCCTCTCTGCCACCAAAACCGCCGCCGGGAAACAGCCTGTCGTGACCTCCAGCCATTCCGGAACAGTGACGACCAGGACAATCCGCATCGCCGCCGCGGTGATCCGCGACGAAGGCGGCAGGCTGCTGCTGGTGCGCAAGCGCGGCACAAAAGCCTTCATGCAGGCCGGCGGCAAGATCGAGCCGGGTGAGTTGCCGGCCGCAGCCCTGGCGCGCGAATTGCGCGAGGAACTGGGCATCGTCGTCGATCCGGGCGCTGCCTCGCATCTCGGTTTGTTTTCGGCGCCTGCCGCGAACGAGCCAGATGCCCGTGTCGAGGCCGAGCTGTTCGAGCTTTCCATCACAGACGAGCCGATCCCCGCGGCGGAGATCGACGAGATGATCTGGCTTAACCCGGCGCTGGCGAGCGGCATGGAACTGGCGCCGCTGACCGCCGATATCGTCCTGCCGCGCTACGGCCGCCAACCATGAATTCACGCAACGTGGAAAAACAGGCGGTGGGCGGAGCGCCTCTTACCTTCGCGGTGCTGGTCTTTCCCGGCTTTCCGATGATGGCGTTTTCGTCCGTTATCGAGCCGCTGCGCGCCGTCAACATTCTTGCCAAGCGCGAGTGCTACCACTGGGTGATCGTCGGCGCCGATCCGGGCACGGTCGAAGCCTCCAACGGCGTCGTCATCCAGCCCGGCTTTTCCGCGGCGGACGCGCCGAAGGTCGACCGCATCGTCGTCTGCTCCGGCGGCGATGCCGACCATGTCGTGGCCGATGAAGCGATGAGCTGGATCCGCAAGAGCCTGCGCAGCGGCGCTTATATCGGCGCTGTCGCGGACGCCGCCTTCTTCCTCGCTCGCGCCGGGCTGCTCGACGGCCATGCCTGCACCTTGCACTGGACCAGCCAGCCCGCCTTCACCGAAGCGTTTCCGGATATCGAGCTTCGGCGCGATCTCTTCGTCATCGACCGCAAGCGTTTCACCTCGGCCGGCGGCGTCGGCAGCCTCGACATGATGCTGGAGATCATCACGCGCGACTGTGGCGCCGAGCTCGCGGCGGGTGTCGCTGAATGGTTCGTGCACAGTCCACTGCGCTCCAGCGTCGACCGCAAGCTGATGCCGCTCAGGCTGCGCACCGGGGTGCAGAACGAGCTGGTTCTATCGGCCATCGCCATCATGGAGGACGCGGTGGAGGAGCGGCTCGGCATGGCGGAACTTGCGGAGCGGCTCGGTGTGTCGCCCGACAAGCTCGAGCGCAATTTCCGCGCCGAGCTGGATATCTCGCCTAACGGCTATTACCGGCGGCTCAGGCTGAAGCGGGCGGCCGACCTTTTGGCGCATTCGACACTGATGGTGCGCGATGTGGCGCTGGCCTGCGGCTTTGCTTCGATGTCGAGTTTTGCGAGGGCTTTTCGCGAGGAGCATGGGCACGCGCCGAAGGCGATGCGGAGGCATTAGGGTGCAGTGCGCGCTGGCGCGATGAGACGCTGGCGGGACAGCGCCACCTCTGGCCTGCCGGCCATCTCCCCACTTGGGAGGAGATTGGCAGCCTCGGCGCCGCGCCCTTGTTGCAACTTCGGCAATTGGCGAAGCCCTGCGCGACATCTGATCTCTCCGCTCGTGGGGGAGATGTCCGGCAGGACAGAGGGGGGCGCGAAGGATCGCTACACTGCCCATTGCCCTGCGGCATCCGGCACAACAATCGCGGAATGCCGCACAAGCTCAAAACCCTGGCCGGCTATGGTCTCCGCAACAGGAGACCTTCTGATGAGCATCGTCGTATTCGATCCCGACAGCACCGAGGATGTGGACTTCAAGGAGCGCATGCGCCACCCCGCAGCGGCCGATCCAGCGGGCGGCATGTGGTTGTCGGACACCGAACCGTCCTTCATCGACGCCGACGCACTGCGTAAGGGACGGCTTACCAAGCTGCGCGCATGGATGCGCGAGGCGGGTTATGGCGGCGTCGTTTTGTTCGATCCTTACAACCAGCGCTACGCCACCGGTTCGCGCAACATGTTCGGCTATTTCCTGCGCAATTCGACCCGCTACTTCTTCATTCCGACCGAAGGGCCGATTGTCCTCTTCGAATATCCGCAGAGCTACCATGTCTCGATGGTGCTCGACACGATCGGCGAGGCGCGGCCGTCCAAGCTGGTCTGGTCATCGGTCTCCGGCCGCGACGACGAAACCGCCGGCCCCTTCGCCGACGAGATAACCGAGCTTCTGAAAAAGCATGGCGGCGGCTCGATAAAGCTGGGGCTCGACCGCTGCAGCCACCTGCAGGCGCTGGCGCTGGAAAAGCGCGGCTGCGAGGTGAAGGACTGCCAGGGCGAGATCCTCGCGGTGCGCGCGGTGAAGACGCCAGAGGAAGTGAAGTGCCTGCAAGCATCGATGGCCGGCGCCGAAGCCGCGGTTGCTGCGGTGCGCGAGGCGATCAAGCCCGGCGTTTCCGAAAACGAGCTCTTCGCCATCATGTATCACGAGGTGATCCGTCAGGGCGGCGAGTTCATCGAGACCCGGCTGCTGACCTCCGGGCAGCGCACCAATCCGTGGTTCAACGAAGCGAGCGGCCGCAAGATCAGGCCGGGCGAACTGGTCGCGCTCGATACCGACACGATCGGCTGCTACGGCTACTACTCCGACTTCTCGCGTACCTTTCGCTGCGGCCCGGGCAAGCCGACGCCCTACCAGAAGTCGCTCTACCGCATGGCGCACGACCAGGTGCAGCACAATATCGGCATCGTGAAGCCCGGCATGGCTTTTCGCGAGATTGCCGAGAAGGCGTGGAAAATCCCCGACCGTTTCGTCGACCAGCGCTACACATCGGTCATGCACGGCGTCGGCATGCATGGCGAGACGCCTTTCATCGCCCACTCGATGGACTACGAGACCTATGGCCGCGACGGCATCATCGTGCCGGGCATGGTGGTGAGCGTGGAAAGTTATATCGGCGAGAAAGGCGGCCGCGAGGGCGTCAAGCTCGAGGACGAGATTCTCATCACCGAGACCGGGACCGAGCTGCTCTCGCGGTTTCCTTATGAAGACGAATTTCTTGACAAGTAGCGCCCACATACCGACAGCACATTGCATGAAAACGCCCATTTCCATCCGGCGCGGCACGGTGGCCGCGGTGTTCATCGATCTCCAGGAGGAGCATCGCAAGGACGAGCGCTATCTGGTCGAGGGGTTTGCCGACATCCTCGCCAATGTGCAGCGCCTGCAGGAGGCGGCGCGGCGCAATTTCGTGCCGCTTTACCACTGGGCCTATATCGTCGACCTCGCGGCGGCGCGGCCGTTCCACCCTGTGGACCAAAGCGGCAAGTCGGCCTTTTCCGACAAGGACGATCCGCTGACCGCGATCTGCCATGAAGTGGCCCCGCGGAACGGCGAGGCCATGCTGGTCAAGCAGGAGGCAAGCGCCTTCGGCAGGAACGATTTCGGCGACAAGCTCAAGGCGGCGGGCATCGAATGGCTGGTGATTGCCGGCGTCTGGACCGAGGCCTGCATCGACGCCACGGTGAAGGATGCGGTAGCGCGCGGCTTTCGCGTGCTTTTGGCCAAGGATGCCTGCGGCAGCGCCAGTGCCGCCATGCACCAGACCGGCATCCTCAACCTCGCCAACCGGCTCTATGGCGGCGCCGTCACCAACACGCTCGACGCCTGCCGGCTGATGGCCGGCGACACGGTGAATGTGTGGCAGGTCGAGGGTTCGGTGCCGCTGCGCTTCACCTTCGAGAACGCGGCGCAGCTCTACGCCGAGCTTTGACGGCAGTGGGCGGCGACCCAACCGATTCGGCGAGCCGCGGCAAATATGCCGATCGGCTCGACCCGGAGCTTTGGGAATACATCGACAAGGTCAACAGTTGGTACCCGCCGGAGATCGTTGCGGCATTCATACCCGAGCAGCGCGCCGTCTATGGTCGGATGTGCGTGGCGTTTCACCAAGGTCGTCCGGAGGGCGTGACGGCCAGCGACGGCCTCGTGGCGACGGGCTCGCATCCGATCCCGGTCCGCCGCTATCGCATGGCGGGCAAGCTGGAAGCGGCGATCGTCGTCTATTATCACGGCGGCGGTTTTGTCCTCGGCGATCTCGACAGCCATGACGACATCTGTGCCGAAATCTGCGCCGGCACAGGATTCGAGGTGGTCTCGGCCGACTACCGGCTGGCGCCGGAACATCTGCATCCGGCTTCCTTCAACGACGCGCTGGCGGTGTTCGAATGGGTCGCCGCTACCAGCGCGCTGCCGATCGTGCTTTGCGGCGAAAGCGCCGGCGGCAATCTCGCCGCCGCGGTGGCGCAGGCGGCGCGGCGGCATGTGCGGCGCGCCGTCGGCCAAGTGCTGATCTATCCTGGCCTTGGCGGCGATGAGACCGGGCGCTCCTATGTCGAGCACGCCGAGGCGCCCCTGCTGACGCTCGCCGACATTGAGTTCTACCGCCGCGTCCGGTCCGCGCCCGCGCAGTCACCCGACGACCCAACGTTCTCGCCGCTCAGGGATCGTGACTTTTCCAGACTGCCGCCGACAGTGATCGTCACTGCCGAGTGCGATCCGCTGTCGTCGGACGGAGAGGCCTATCGCGACCGGAGTGTTGCCGCTGGCGGACAAGCGTGGTGGCGCGAGGAGAAGCGGCTGGTGCACAGTTTTCTGCGCGCGCGTTCGACCGTGCCCAGCGCGGCGGAGGCGTTTGGGCGGATTGTTGCGGATATCGGCGCGCTCGGACGGGGCGAGTGGCCGTATTGAACGGCGCTCCCCCTCACCAGCCTCCGCTTCGCTCGGCTGACCTCTCCCCAAGGGGAGAGGAGCCTGTCAGCGCCGGCGCGAACCTCTTCTCCCCTCGGGGAGAAGGTGGCCGCGAAGCGGCCGGATGAGGGGGCGGCGCCGCCTGAGTCAACTTCAGCCTGCGGAACAGCGCACAAGAACTGCGGAAAACCAAACATTTCGCCGCGGAAAGCGGACCTATCATTCCCTCGCAGGCAACGGCGCCCCGGCGGTCGCATCCGCCCCCGCGCCTGGCGATCCCGGGGCGACCGTTGGCTCGTGCAAGTCGTTGCCCCGACAGACCGCCACGCGGGCAACGTGCGCCAACAACAGAGGGAACGACGATGAAATTCATGCTGACCGACAGGAAACTGCACCCGCGCGCGGAGCCCACCGCCGACGATTTCAAGAAGGGCGCGATCAGCCGGCGCGAATATCTGGCGCTGATGGCTGGCTTCGGCGTCAGCGCCGCCGGCGCGATGGCGCTGGGCGGGATCGCCCCCTCGCCTGCCCGCGCCGCCGAGCCGAAAAAGGGCGGCGTGCTGCGCGTCGCGATGAACGTCAAGGGGTTCAAGGATCCGCGCACCTTCGACGGCGTCGAGATGTCGAATGTCGCGCGCCAGTGCAACGAATATCTGGTGCGCTGGAACACCGACTTTTCCTTCGAGCCCTGGCTCTTGGAAAGCTGGGAGACCAGCGATGATGCCAAGACGATCACTCTTCACGTGCGAAAGGGCATCACCTGGTCGAATGGCGACGCGTTCAACGCCGACGATGTGATCCACAATCTCAACCGCTGGTGCGATGCGTCGGTCGCCGGCAATTCGGTCGCCGCGCGCATGGGCGCGCTGGTCAATGCCGACACCAAGAAGCCGGTCGATGGCGGCATCCAGAAGATCGACGACTACACCGTCAAGCTCAACCTGCCCAAGCCCGACATTTCGCTGATCGCCGGCATGGCCGACTATCCGGCGCTGATCATGCACCGCTCCTATGAGGGCGAGGCCGACCCGAAGAAGGCGCTGGCGATCACCACCGGCCCCTGCGAGCTGGTGAGCTGGGATGCCGAGACCGGCGCGGAAGTAAAGCGCAAGGACAAACCCTGGTGGAAGGGCGAGTTCCATCTCGACGGCATCAAATGGGTCGATTACGGCTCCGACCCCAACGCCATGCTGTCGGCCTTCGAATCCGGCGAGATCGACACCGACCACGAAACCGCATCGGACGCCGTCTCGCAAACCGACAAGATGGGCCTGCAGAATTCCGAGATCGCCACCGGCTCGACCATCGTCGCGCGCTTCAATGTCTCCAACGCGCCCTATGACGACGTCAAGCTGCGCCGCGCCGCCCAGCTTGCCGTGGACAATGCGGCCGTGCTGAAGCTCGGCCTCGACGGGCGCGGCAAGCCCGCCGACAACCACCATGTCGGCCCCATGCATCCGGAATTCGCCGATATCGGCCCGGCCAAACGCGACGTCGACCAGGCGAAGAAGCTGATGTCGGAATGGGGCAAGGCCGACCACGAATATGAGCTGATCTCGGTCGACATCGAATGGCAAAAGAGCACCGCGGATGCGATCGCGGCGCAAATCCGCGAGGCGGGCTTCAAGATCAAGCGCACAGTGCTGCCGGCCGCGACCTTCTGGAACGACTGGAGCAAGTTCCCCTATTCCTGCACCGAATGGCTCGGCCGCCCGCTCGGCGTCCAGGTGCTAGCCTTGGCCTATAAATCGGGCGCGGCCTGGAACGAAAGCGCTTATTCGAACAAGGAGTTCGACGAGCTTCTCGACAAGGCGCTTGCGACGCCGGACGCCACGGCACGCAAAGAGATCATGGCCAAGATCGAGACCAATTTGCGCGACAGCGGCATCATCATCCAGCCCTACTGGCGCTCGGTCTACCGCACCTATCGCAAGCACGTGCAAGGCTGCGAACAGCACCAGGCGCTCGAGCAGCATTTCGAAAAGGTGTGGCTGGAGAGCTGAACCTCCGGGGCCGAAACAGCCGGCGTGGCTCGGTTGGGTCGCGCCGGTCGTTTGTCATTTGCCAATCAGCCGCCTTTCGGCACAGATTGCGCGCTCGGTCGGCTTTCACCGGCGCGAAATACGAGAAGCAGCAAGGCATGGATCACTTCGACCTCGGCACCTATCGCCGCCCCATTTCCACCTCCTCGGACGAGACGCAGCGCTGGTTCGATATCGGGCTGAACTGGTGCTACGGCTTCAACCACGAGGAAGGCATCAAATGCTTCGAGAAGGCGCTGGAGCGCGATCCCGGCTGCGCCTTCGTGCATTGGGGCATCGCCTATGCCGCCGGGCCTTTCTACAATCTGACCTGGAAGGAGCCGGACGAGCGTGCAGGCGGACTGTTGCTGTTGTCACTAGGCGGCTGTCGCTCCTCGACGGTGCCGGCCGCTACGAGAAAATCTCCGCCAGTTCGTCGATGCTTGCGCCTTCCTTCGCCTGACGCAGCTCGACGTAGCTCACCGCGGTGGCGATCGAGAGCACCATCGACACCACGGTCTGCACCAGCGCGGCGCCGATCTCGGCGATGAGGCCGCCGAACAGCACGAGAACGAGCAAAATTCCCCACTGGATGATCATCGCGATGATGATGAGAATGAGGAACAGGCCGAACAGCGACCAGCGGCTGCCCTTGGTCAGGGCGCGGCTGCGCGACATCGAGCCGAACACGCCCCGCCGTTCCTGGATCAGGACGGGCACCGACATCGACCAGCCAAGCCACAGAATGATGCCGGGCACGATCAGCAGCATCAGGCCAATGCCCGCGCCGAGAGCGACAAGAATGCCGATCGCCAGCGTCGGCAGCAGAAAGCGGATCGCAATCTGGATGCAGTCGCCGAAGGACGGCCGCTTGCCGTTGAGGTCCTCGATGGTCGCCCGCACCAGCGCCGATT
This region of Mesorhizobium sp. M2A.F.Ca.ET.046.03.2.1 genomic DNA includes:
- a CDS encoding YeiH family protein, which codes for MNPATVGRRHSALTAISVGNMPGLVLVAMITSVAYSARGFSGLFSPMILAVVVGMIFSNMLGVPAHAKAGIAFSQKRLLRFAIVLLGFQLTLGQVAGIGLGGVGIVAATLCATFLFTVTLGRLIGVDRKLAQLIAAGTSICGASAIVATNIVTDARDEDVTYAVAAITLFGTIAMLGFPLLAPVFGLDQHAFGLWAGASIHEVAQVIGAGFQNGTLAGETATVAKLTRVAMLAPMVIALGLMARRGSSDASGAKPPMPWFVAAFVAVVALNSLVAIPAQIHSATALATQIMLTMGLAAMGLQADISELRSRGLRPLMLAFSAFLVIAGFSLVLVRFV
- a CDS encoding TetR family transcriptional regulator, whose product is MKHARQGEAAKTRAHDCYLSHRLILFDERLERCSINSIWNVVPFMSRCGMARSGRVERRTDALSKERIIGAAIEILDSGGESGLTFRALAARLATGSGAIYWHVKDKDELLAAATEEVIDRVMSEAVQEAEPREAIRAVALGLFDAIDAHPWAGAQLSRAPWQPAVGRIFESIGSHLDALGVPDRALFDAASALVHYILGAAGQNAQNAANARPLPPGTDREAFLSTVVERWTRSDPAGYPFLLRTAARFHEHDDREQFLAGVDLILAGIGTLRRDSQ
- a CDS encoding NAD(P)/FAD-dependent oxidoreductase, whose product is MTEVTIVGAGLGGLTLARVLHIHGIAVTVYEAEASASACTQGGQIDIHEYNGQIALEAAGLTEAFHAIIHQGGAASRVLDRHGTVLLEEADDGGRPEVLRGDLRRILIDSLPADSIRWGKKLAGVAALGGGRHELTFTDGSAVETGLLVGADGAWSKVRPLLSDATPRYVGATFIETYLYDVDDRHPAAAEVVGLGTMFAAAPGNAIAAHREAGGVLHTYVQLSRPAGWFARIDFTDADAARTRIAAEFEGWAPALTTLITDGETAPVPRMIYTLPDEHRWGRVAGVTLLGDAAHLMPPSGEGANLAMFDGAELGKAIAANPYDIEKALADYENPMFARAAAEAPDARQVLELCLGERAPFSLVDFFNDVAQEKHA
- a CDS encoding GAF domain-containing protein; this translates as MFAATAIDAKDKPAFYKELAAQLKALLEGEGDSVANAANTAALIYQMVPDLNWAGFYFLASDDELVLGPFQGKPACVRIAVGKGVCGKAIELDMSMLVKDVNEFPGHIACDADSRSELVVLLRDADGAFGVLDLDSPLPGRFDKEDQAGIEKLAAIYVAACEFED
- a CDS encoding GNAT family N-acetyltransferase, with amino-acid sequence MTRQPEVANVIEPFDPEKHDRTAFSCGVDQVDNFFKRTANKLSKADNLRVFVMVSPAGDLIGFYAINSHSVDYSELPHKYARTRPGHGSIPAAYLSMMGVDLRFAGNGYGGDLLLDALVRIARVAEQIGIAVVMLDVLDCGDPAKVARRKKLYLDHGFTALPSNELRLFLPVKTVQDLS
- a CDS encoding DUF1778 domain-containing protein; its protein translation is METFHDEIREIEERSSERMNFRTKPRIKKAIQQAAALAGVDDSVFTMNAAYKAAMETIEAHERTALRPVDHAAFFAALENPPQPTDRLRASFARYVKTVISK
- a CDS encoding NUDIX domain-containing protein; its protein translation is MTTRTIRIAAAVIRDEGGRLLLVRKRGTKAFMQAGGKIEPGELPAAALARELREELGIVVDPGAASHLGLFSAPAANEPDARVEAELFELSITDEPIPAAEIDEMIWLNPALASGMELAPLTADIVLPRYGRQP
- a CDS encoding GlxA family transcriptional regulator, whose translation is MNSRNVEKQAVGGAPLTFAVLVFPGFPMMAFSSVIEPLRAVNILAKRECYHWVIVGADPGTVEASNGVVIQPGFSAADAPKVDRIVVCSGGDADHVVADEAMSWIRKSLRSGAYIGAVADAAFFLARAGLLDGHACTLHWTSQPAFTEAFPDIELRRDLFVIDRKRFTSAGGVGSLDMMLEIITRDCGAELAAGVAEWFVHSPLRSSVDRKLMPLRLRTGVQNELVLSAIAIMEDAVEERLGMAELAERLGVSPDKLERNFRAELDISPNGYYRRLRLKRAADLLAHSTLMVRDVALACGFASMSSFARAFREEHGHAPKAMRRH
- a CDS encoding Xaa-Pro peptidase family protein encodes the protein MSIVVFDPDSTEDVDFKERMRHPAAADPAGGMWLSDTEPSFIDADALRKGRLTKLRAWMREAGYGGVVLFDPYNQRYATGSRNMFGYFLRNSTRYFFIPTEGPIVLFEYPQSYHVSMVLDTIGEARPSKLVWSSVSGRDDETAGPFADEITELLKKHGGGSIKLGLDRCSHLQALALEKRGCEVKDCQGEILAVRAVKTPEEVKCLQASMAGAEAAVAAVREAIKPGVSENELFAIMYHEVIRQGGEFIETRLLTSGQRTNPWFNEASGRKIRPGELVALDTDTIGCYGYYSDFSRTFRCGPGKPTPYQKSLYRMAHDQVQHNIGIVKPGMAFREIAEKAWKIPDRFVDQRYTSVMHGVGMHGETPFIAHSMDYETYGRDGIIVPGMVVSVESYIGEKGGREGVKLEDEILITETGTELLSRFPYEDEFLDK
- a CDS encoding isochorismatase family protein, which gives rise to MKTPISIRRGTVAAVFIDLQEEHRKDERYLVEGFADILANVQRLQEAARRNFVPLYHWAYIVDLAAARPFHPVDQSGKSAFSDKDDPLTAICHEVAPRNGEAMLVKQEASAFGRNDFGDKLKAAGIEWLVIAGVWTEACIDATVKDAVARGFRVLLAKDACGSASAAMHQTGILNLANRLYGGAVTNTLDACRLMAGDTVNVWQVEGSVPLRFTFENAAQLYAEL